From Rhodamnia argentea isolate NSW1041297 chromosome 10, ASM2092103v1, whole genome shotgun sequence, a single genomic window includes:
- the LOC115739866 gene encoding zinc finger protein ZAT11-like yields MTFSCAPTLKRSRDDCERMSLDMAKCLMLLSHGISTNPKRAATHHDEDTFECKTCNRRFSSFQALGGHRASHKKPKLPETKPVDSTKLALGSTAKPKMHECSICGMKFSLGQALGGHMRRHRAELMSGSMMKVDELFMVGSTIPVLKRSNSSNKRVMGLDLNLTPLENDLKLLFGKMAPKIEPLLL; encoded by the coding sequence ATGACGTTCTCTTGCGCGCCAACGTTGAAAAGAAGCAGAGATGACTGTGAAAGGATGAGCTTGGACATGGCGAAATGCCTCATGCTTCTCTCCCACGGCATCAGCACAAACCCTAAAAGAGCCGCCACGCATCACGACGAAGACACCTTCGAGTGTAAGACATGCAATCGCCGGTTCTCTTCGTTCCAGGCGCTCGGCGGCCACCGGGCAAGCCACAAGAAGCCGAAGCTGCCGGAGACGAAGCCTGTAGACAGCACCAAGTTGGCTTTGGGCTCGACGGCGAAGCCCAAGATGCACGAATGCTCAATTTGCGGGATGAAGTTCTCGCTGGGGCAAGCCTTGGGAGGCCACATGAGGAGGCACAGGGCTGAACTGATGAGCGGGAGCATGATGAAGGTAGACGAGCTTTTCATGGTTGGTTCGACGATCCCGGTGTTGAAGAGGTCGAATAGCAGCAATAAGAGGGTTATGGGGCTGGACTTGAACTTGACTCCTCTTGAGAATGACCTCAAGTTATTGTTTGGCAAGATGGCTCCGAAGATAGAACCCTTGCTCCTGTAA
- the LOC115739865 gene encoding zinc finger protein ZAT11-like, with translation MTFSCAPTLKRSRDDCERMNLDMAKCLMLLSHGINPNPQRAAVRHDEENFECKTCNRRFSSFQALGGHRASHKKPKLLETKPVDSTKLALGSTVKPKMHECSICGMKFSLGQALGGHMRRHRAELMSGSMMNMDELFTVDSTIPVLKRSNSSNKRIMGLDLNLTPLENDLKFLFGKMAPKIDPLLL, from the coding sequence ATGACGTTCTCTTGCGCGCCGACGTTGAAAAGAAGCAGAGATGACTGTGAAAGGATGAACTTGGACATGGCGAAATGCCTCATGCTTCTCTCCCATGGCATCAACCCAAATCCTCAAAGAGCGGCTGTGCGTCACGATGAAGAAAACTTTGAGTGCAAGACGTGCAATCGCCGGTTCTCTTCATTCCAGGCGCTCGGCGGCCACCGGGCAAGCCACAAGAAGCCGAAGCTGCTGGAGACGAAGCCAGTAGACAGCACCAAGTTGGCTTTGGGATCGACAGTGAAGCCCAAGATGCACGAATGCTCGATTTGCGGGATGAAGTTCTCGCTGGGGCAAGCCTTGGGAGGCCACATGAGGAGGCACAGGGCTGAACTGATGAGCGGGAGCATGATGAACATGGATGAGCTTTTCACGGTTGATTCGACGATCCCAGTGTTGAAGAGGTCGAATAGCAGCAACAAGAGGATTATGGGCCTGGACTTGAACTTGACTCCTCTTGAGAATGACCTCAAGTTCTTGTTTGGCAAGATGGCTCCGAAGATAGATCCCTTGCTCCTGTAA